In the Calditrichota bacterium genome, TACCGCCGTTTTTGGCGAGGCGACAAGCGAGGAAGTGGAGGCTTTTTTCGCAAAGACAACTCGCAAAACTGTGGCCGGCCAACCGCCGCAGACGCTCATGGGGCGCATCGCCGCCAGCGCGCCGTCGCCGATTCTGCGGCACCACTTTGGGCTGCCCGACCTGAGGGCCACTATCGCTGGAGCCCGCCAGCTTGCCATGGCCGGCGCTATTGATGTTCTGTCCATCGCGCCAGACCAGAACGCCCAACAGAGTTTCTTTCGCCAGGAGGAGATGCGACCGGAGCTGGACGGCGCGGGCGGAGTGCCATTGCGAACGCCGGCGGACCTGCGTGCCATCTACGAGGCCACCCGCTGCGGCAACTACCCGCTGCTGCGCTGCTACGCCGGCACGCGCGACCTGGTGCGCTGGGCGGAGATGCTGGCGGAGACCATCAACGTGGCCTGGGGCGCGGTGCCACTTTTCTGGTACAACGTGCTGGACGGTCGCTCTGATCGGGCTCTTCCGGACGCCATTCGGGAAAACCAGGAGGCTATGCGCTGGTACGCCAGTCATGGCATCCCCCTGGAAGTGAACGAGGCGCACCACTGGAGCCTGCGCGAGGCGCCAGACAGTGTGGCCGTGGCAACCGCATTCTTGGCGGCATACAATGCCAAAAAAGCCGGGGCCCGCCACTACGTGGCGCAGTACATGTTCAATACTCCGCCGGGCACCTCTGCGCCCATGGATCTTGCCAAAATGCTGGCCAAAGTGGCCCTCATCGAGTCGCTGCATGACGACGGCTTCGTAAGCGTCCGCCAGACGCGCACCGGGCTGGCGAGCATGAGCACGGCAGCCGATGTGGCAAAAGGCCAACTTGCCGCCTCCACCTTCTACCAGCTGGCGCTGGAGCCCCACATCGTGCACGTGGTCGCTTTCTGCGAGGGCCATCATGCGGCCACGCCAGAGGAGATTATCGAGAGCGCAGCAATTGTGCGCGGCGTGATCCAGAACCACAGCTTGGGCGCTCTGCCTACCACGGAATCCCCGCTGGTCGTTGAGCGGAAAGAGCAACTTTTGGCCGATGCCAAGCTGCTGCTCGAGGCAATCCGCGCGCTGCCTTCGCACCACGTGGACGACCCGTGGTCGGACCCCGAGAACTTGGCGCGCGCCGTACAGGTGGGCATTCTCGATGCGCCACATCTCTGCGGCAATCCACACGCGGCAGGCAAAGTGGCTACGCTGATGAAGAACGGCGCTTGCGTGGCCATAGACCTGGCAACAGGCCATGAGCTTACCGAGAAAGAGCGGCTGGAGCGCCTAGGCTTCTAAATTCGCCTTGGCAGGTGCGTGGCGAGGCAGAAAACCTCAGCTTCCCACCTGCGTCTCATCATCCCGCACTCTGGGCGCCATCGTCACGCCGGTAAAGCCGAACACCACCAGGATCAGCACTGCCGCGTAGTTCTGCACCGCCCATGGCAGGTACTGGAAGGGCGACACGCCGATGGTGCCGGTCACGTACACCCCGGCCATGCTCCACGGAATGAGGGGCACGACGATGGCCCCGCACTCTTCAAGGAGCCGCGACAGGTTCTTGGCCGCCAGGCCCTTCTGCCGGTACACCGGGGCGAACAGCTCAGCCGGTACGATCATCGACAGGTAGGAACTGCCGGTGACCATGGCTGTCAGAATGGCGCTGGCCGCGGTGGTCGCCACCAGACTCCACACGCGCGCGGTGAGGCCCTTGATGTGGTCAAAGATTACCTGCAGCAGCCCGGTGCGCTGCATGATACCGCCGAAGCTAAAAGCGGTGAACGCCACCAGTTGCACGCCCATCATGCTCATCATGCCCCCGCGCGAGATGAGTCTGTCCACCTCTGCCACGCCGGTGGCCGACTTGTAGCCGGTGTCCATGGCCTGCGCGACCTCGGGCACTGAGGCTCCCTGGAAGATGACCGCCAACGCGCCGGCGGCCAAGGCGGAGAAGAGCATCCCCGGCAGGACGGGCTTCTTGGCGGCCGCAAAATAAAAGACCACGACCAGCGGGAGCAAGAGCAGCACGTGGAAGCGGAAGTGCTGGCGCAACGTCTCCATGATCAGCCGCATGGTCTCCGATTCGGCGGTGGTGGTGCCATAGCGCAGACCGACGACGAAATAGACGACAAAGCCAAGCAACCAGGCCGGCACTGCTGAATACATCATGTGCTTGATGTGATCGAAAAGGTTGGACGCCGCCACCGCAGGCGCCAAATTCGTGACGTCAGAGAAGGGCGACATCTTGTCGCCAAAATACGCGCCGGCGACAATGGCCCCGGCAGCCGGTCCTGCCGGAATGCCTTGCGCTGTGGCGATGCCCATGAAGGCCACGCCCAGCGTGCCGATCGTGCCCCAGGAGGTGCCTGTCGCCAGCGAGGTGAGGCTACACACAAAGCAGGCGGTGACCAAAAAGATCTTCGGCGAAATGAGCTTGAGGCCGTAGTAGATGATCATCGGGATGGTGCCTGCGGCAATCCACGAGCCGATGAGGATGCCCACGCAAATCATGATGAGCATCGCGGGCAGCGCCTTGTGGATGCTTTCCACAATCCCCTTTTGCATGTCCTCCCAGCGAAAGCGCAGGATGGTGCCGAGCAGACCGGTGAGCAGTGCGGCAGCGATGAGCAGCACCTGAGGGACGATGCGATAGATCCCGTAGCCGATGACCAGCAAGGCCATCATCGCTACGATGGGAATGAGCGCGACAAGAAGTGGTGGGCGTCGTTCTGCCACGCGCGGTTCGCTCCGGCTTTCCATCGATTAGCCTCTCTGGTTGCTCTGGGGTCGGATGGACAATAGGAAAAGGGGACAGCCGGCAAGGGCTGTCCCCTGTGCAGTCGGCGCGGGTCTACAGGCCGGTGAGTGGGTCGGGCAGCTTGATTTCGGTAATGCGGCCCAGCTGGTCCAAGGTGCCGGGATGTTTCTCGTCCCCCTTCTTGCACGCCTCGATGTCACCCACCACCATGATGGTCATCTCGCCCGGTTTGATGTACTTCTTCGCCACGCGCAGCACATCTTCCTTGGTGACCGCCCGGATCTTGGCGCAGTAGGTGTCCAAATAGTCGAGCGGGAAGCCGTCGTATTCCAAGGAGGCAAAGGTGCTCATCGTCCCGATGGCAGTGGAGAACCGATCTGGGAAGCTGTCCAGGAAGTAATTCTTGGCCGTCTCCATCTCCTCGTCGCTCACCGGTTCTCGGCGTATCCGTTCGAACTCCTTGAGGATGAGGGAAATGGCGTAGTACACGGTCTGGGACTTGGTCTGGACATAGCCATAGAACGTGCCGGGGAAGAGATGCTCATTGGCGAAACGCGACCCCGTGTTATAGGCCAGACCCTCATCGGAGCGCACCTTGCTGGTGATGCGCGAGGTGAAGCTGCCGCCGCCAAGAATAAAGTTCATCACGTTGATGGCAAAGACATCGGGATTGGTGTCCTTGATGCCGAAGTGGCCCACGTTCACGTACCCCTGGTTGATCTGCTTCTGGATCATGAACACGCCCGGACGGTTCTTGGCGACCACTTCAGGGATGCGGGGGAGCGTCACCTGGCGGCGCTGCCACCCGGCAAACGCCTCCTCTAACTTCTGCAACATCTCCTCTCGCTGAAAATCCCCTGCCACCGCCAATATGATGTTGTTCGGGACAAAGTAGGTATGGTGAAAGTCCAACAGGTCCTGCCGGGTGATCCCTTCGATGGAGGCCTTTGTCTGCTCCCACACCAGGGGGTGGTCGCCGTAGAGGAGCTTCCGGAACTCCCTTTCCAAGACGGCGCGCGGCTGATCGTTCTTGGTCTTCAGTCTCTCGATCGCCTCATCCTTGTAGAGCTTGATCTTGTCCTCGGCGAAAGCGGGGTTCATGAGCACGTCGGCGTACAGTTTGAGCACTTCGTCTCTGTCGCGTGCTAAGCACGACATGCTGGCGCTGCCAGAGGTAGTGCCGATCATCGTGCGTATCGAGGCGCCCAGGAAGGCAAGGCGCTCATCCAAGTCGTCGCCGCTAATGTTGTTCGTGCCGCCGGTGCGCATCACTTCGCCTGCCATGCGCGCTAGCCCTACCTTGTCGCGCGGGTCATAGAGGCTTCCGGTGCGGATGGTGGCCTGAATGTCCACCGTCGGCAGGGTGTGGTCCTCCATGATGTAGACCACCATGCCGTTGGTGAGCACGGTGCGATAGTCCTTGGCCTTGGGAGGCTCAAAGTGCAGCGGCCGAAAGGAAAGCTGAGAGGGGTGCTGCGGAATCTGGGCGGTGGCGGTGGTGATGGAGAGCGCCACCACCGCGAACAGGCCAATAGTCAACAAGCGTCTCATATGAGCTTCCTCCTTTGGGGCGATGGGCCTTCGTCGTCCAGGCTACCTGGGGCGCCTGCCTTGTGGCGTGCGGGCGGCCCGATAAAGAATGCCCACCGTGCGATTGTCCTTGACGAAGTAGGTAGAGGCGACGCGCATGATGTCCTCGGCAGTCACCGCCTTCATGCGCTCCAAGGACTTCTGCAGGTCGCGCCAACCGAGGCCTAACTCCGCACGGCCCAGGCGCGCTGCCAGTGCGTAGGTGGAACGCAGACTCTGGATAAAGTTCGCCTCGGTCTGATTCTTGACCTTCTGCAGCTCGTACTCCGGCACAGGCTCCTTCTTGAGGAGCTCGATCTCCTCGTACAGGGCCTGTTCCACTTCCTCCGGAGTGTGGCCCGCCTCCGACTTGGGGCGGCCGCTGAACGAGTACTGGCCGTCGTACATCATGCCGCCGCCGAAAGCGGATGCCTCCACAGCAATCCCTTTCTCCTTGACGAGTTTCTTGTACAGCCGTCCGGTGGTGCCGTTCATGAGCCCGCTGATCACGCGGAACACTTCTGCGTCCGGATGCCCGGCTGGCGGCACATGGTACATGATGGTCACCGAAGGGGGCGCCTCCGCTTCGCCATAGACGCGCTTCTCGCAGTACTGCTTGGGCTCGGTGGTGCGCACCGGCTCCGGATCGGGTCCGCGCGGCACGCGCCCAAAGTACTTCTCCGCTAAGGCGATAATCTCCTGGGGATTGATATCTCCCACGTACACGGCCACCGCATTGTTCGGCACGTAGTAGCGGCGATTGTACTCGATCATGTCTTGCTTGGTGAGCTTCTGCAGGTCGGCGTCCCAACCAACTACGCTCCAGGCGTACGGAGAGGCGGCCCAGAAGGTGGCATTGAGCTGCTCCCGGAAGAAGTAGCCGGGGCTATTCTCGCTGAGGCGCCTCTCCTCGCGCACCACTTCCTTCTCCGAGTAGAACTCGCGGAAGTAGGGGTTGAGCATACGGTCGGATTCCAACCACATCTGTAGCTCCACCTTGTTAGAGGGCAAGGTGACGTAGTAACCGGTAATCTCCTGACCAGTGGAGGCGTTGAGGCCAGTGCCGCCGTTCTTCATGTACGTCTCCCAGAGGTCGTCCTTGATGATGTAGCGCTTCTCGTACTTCATGAGGCTGTCGGCCTGCGCCTCCCATTGCTTGATCTTGGCCTGGTCGCCGTCCCGCTTCCAGTACTTCTCGCGATAGATGAGGTGGTAGAGGCTATCGATCTGGCGGTTCAAGGCGTCATCCGCTGCAAAGTCCGTGACGCCGATGGTGCGCGTTCCTTTGAACATCATGTGCTCGTGAAAGTGGGAAATGCCGGTGATACCGGGTCGCTCGTTGACGGAGCCGACCCGGTAGTAGATGTGGCACACGACGCGCGGCACCTCGTGGCGCTCTACCATGAGAATCCTCAAGCCGTTGTCAAGAGTGTGCTCGATGACCTGGTCCTCCAAATTGAGCTCCTGGGCGTACACGGCCGGTGTTGCCCAGAAAAGGACAAGCGCACCGACCAGGTACGCCGTGTGTCTGCATCGCGTTAGCATGAGTCAGCTCCTCCTTTGGTTAATCCCAATGCCGTGCTCGTTCGCAAACGCGCCACCGGTTTGCTTCACCTGTTCACAGCTCTTTTAGCCAGATGTTGCGGAATTCCACGTGGGCATCGTGCCCCAGGAAGCCGATGTGTCCCCGCTTCCTCTGCAAGCCTGGGTGGGGGCGACCATCCGGGGTGCCGGCGGCGATCAGCTCATCCAGATTCACGTCCACAATGGTGACCCCGTTGAGCACGACGCTTATCTGACGACCTTGTGCCTTCACCTCCTGAACGTTCCACTCGCCGGCAGGGCGCAGATGGCCGCGCAGGGCCGGCGCCACGCCGTAGATGGAGCCGTGGCACTGATACGGCTTGATGGCCGCGTACGCTGGATGGGCGTCATCCAAAATCTGCAATTCCATGCCCTCGTAGGCGGCATCGCCTTGCAGAGGCGCGCGGATGCCAAGGCCGTTGTTGGCCCCGGGCGTGAGCCGAAACTCAAAGCGCAGTACAAAGTCCTGGAACTCGTCGGCAGTGTACAGGTTCGCATAGACCCCCTTGGGGCAGACGATGGCGCCATTGCGCACATAGTAGGCGTCGGTCGCCCCGACCCAGCCGCTGAGGTCGGTGCCGTTGAAGAGCTGGCGCCACTCCCCAGGCCGGGGGATCTCCCGGATGAAGATGTTGCGGAAGTAGAGCTTGGTGCCGTGACTCTGGAGCTCGATCTGCCCAGAGGGGAAAATGGGCTGCGCGCGGTCCCAGTAGTTCTCCATGACCACGTTGTCCACCACGAGTTTTCCGTTCAGGAACACGGTGACCCGCTCGCCAACCATGGTGATGTCGAAGGTGTTCCATTGCCCCACCGGGCGGTCTGCACAGACCAGAGGCTTGCTGGGATGCACCTGATTGTTGTACAGCCCTCCTGAGCCTTCCGGATGGCGGCCTGCGTCCCAGATCTGCACTTGGGGGGAGCCGCGCAGGTAGATGCCGCTGTCCCCCTCCCGCTCGATTTTCCAGTCGACCAGGAGTTGAAAGTCCTCATAGTCGCGGGCAGTGCAGAGGTGGCTGCCTTTGCCGTCGAAGACCAGCACGCCGTCCACTACGCGCCAGTGGGCGCGCATGGTGTCGTCAGCCGCGGCTTGTGCCTGAGCCAGTTCGTCCGGGCTCATCTGCGCGCGCGTGAGCGGATTGCCCACCAGGCCTTTCCACCCGGTGAGATCCCGACCGTTGAACAGGGCGACAAACCCCTCGGGGGGCACGTTCTGTTCCTCTGGTAGGCGGCGGATCTTGATGTTGCGGTACCAGACCTCCTCGCCGTGATGTTGGAGGGCGATGTGCCCCTCTCTTGCCAAGGCAAACCAGGGGTAGTCCTTGAACTTGCTCCGCGCGATGAGTTGCCGCAGGGAGTCGCAGGCCAGGTCATAGGCCACCACCTTTGCGCCGTTCAGCCAATGCTCTGCCCTGCTGCCCTGCACCACGATGCGCGCCTGGTTGTACTTTCCCGCCGGGCGGAGACGCTTACCCTGCGGGGCGATGAGCCCGTACAGGGCGCCAGCGGAGGTTTTCGGGTCGCGGCCGTCTGGGTGGCGTTCGTCGTCCAGCACCTGCATCTCCGGAGCAGACTGCCAGACGGCATCGGCCTCTTCGCTCACGCGGTAGAAGATGCCGCTATTGCCCCCGGGGGCCACCTTCCATTCCAGCACTAACTCGAAATTGCGATAGGTCTCTTTGGTGATGATGTCCACATGCTCGCCGCCGACAATGGTCTTCAGCGCTCCGCCCTCCACGGCCCAGCCTTCGCTGGGGAATGTCGTGCGGTGAAAGCCTCGCCAGGCGTCCACGGAGCGTCCATCAAACAGCGTGACCCATTGCTGGTTCCCGCAGGCGGCAAGGCACAGGATCCCCGCGGCGGCGCCGATCAGGCAAAACCGATGTCCCTTCATGCTGAATCCTACCTCCGCACGATGCCGAACGCTCAGCCTCAGCGGCAGCCGAGTTCGTTGAGAAATGCAATGCTCTGCCGCACAGCCGGCGAGGGATCGTCGCGCTGCGCTTCGTTTTCGTACTCGATGCACAGGTAGCCGTCGTACCCCTGGCGCCGCAGCTCAGAGACCACCGCGCGGATATTCGCCTTGCCCTGGCCGCAAGGCACGTCAATGGCGTCGCGCGTGGCAAAGGCATTGAGGTCCTTGAGGTGCACGTCCAGGACGCGGCCGCGCAACAGACGTAGGGCCTCCACTGGCACCACTCCGCTGCGCAGCCAATGACCGGTGTCGGCGCAGGCGCCTAAGTGGTGGTCGCGCTCGCGGATCTGCTCGTGGAGGGTCTCGGGGTGCGCGTATCGCGACGGCGCCGGGTGATTGTGAATGGCCACGCGGATGTCGTATTCCTTCGCCATGCGCTCTACCAACGGCAAGGCGTCGAACTCAGGCTCGGCGACCACGGTGGGAATGCGCAGCCTCTTGGCAAAATCGAACACCCGCCGCACGGCCTCCTCGTCCTGGCCGAGGTCGACCACGCCGTAGGCCACCAGGCGCAGGCCGCGCTCGGCGAGCGCCTTTTCCACAAGACTCAGCTGGTCCTCCGACATGTGGTGGTCAAAGACCGCCCCGGGCAGGTCGGCAGCAAGTGGTTGTCCTGGGTAGGCCTGAACTGCCGAGAGGCCCAGCTCCCGAATCCGGTCCAGCGCCTCGATGAACGTGAAAGCCCTAAACGTCCAGCACTGCACGGCCAGAGGAGGCGCCGGCGTGCGCGTGGCGCACCCCACCCAGCTTGCCAGCAGCAGAGCAGCACACAGTGTTCGCAACATGATGTCCATCCTCAAGAATGAGGGTTGTCTGGTTGCCGCACGAGGTAGCGGGCCTATACCTTGCGCGGATTCCACCTGCCTTGCGCTACCGCCGGGACGAATGTGTCCAGTCCTGGCGGCGGGAAGGAGAGCGTCTTCTGCTGTTCGGCGCTCATGTAGGCGGTCATGAGCAACTCGGTCACATTCAGGCCGTCGTCAAAATTCTCCATGGGCCGCTTGCCTGCCAAGAACGACTGCACCATGTGGCGGTTCTCCGCCTCGTAGCCGTACTCGCTCTCTTCGTTGCTCACCACCGGCATCAAGCCCATCTCGGCGTTTTGCTTTTCCACAAGGTCCTCGCCCTGCTCGCCTTTCACCTTACGGCTGAAAAAGACCCGGAGCCCGGATTCGAGGGTGTTGATGGCCAAAGAGTACTCTGGCCCCAAGAGCTCCATGCTCAGGCGTAGGCCGGCGCCGACATAGCACCAGGAGGTCGTGGTCTCGACAATCAACGGCTCGCCGTGCTCGTCGTGGTACTCAATGAGCGACCGGGCAAAATCCTCGGCAGGACGGCGGCGGTAGTCCAACTTGCCCTCGCTGTACTTCTTCAGGTGACGGACGTACTCGGGACGTTGCCATTTCAGGCAGGAGGTGTGGGCGGTCACCTTGACCGGCGTGAGCACGCTGCGCGGCGCCCCTGGCGGGGTGAGCATGAAGCGCGCCGCTTCCACGGAGTGGCACATCATGTCGTTCAGCACGCCGCCGCCCTGCAAGGTGCCTTCCCAGAACCACGGCATGTGCGGTCCGCTGTGCTCCTCGGCGGCCCGTGCCAGATACGGCCGGCCAGCGATAGCCGCCCCTCGGGACCAGACGATCTGTTTTCCCCGCACCACGCTCGGGGAAAAGATCTGGTTTTCGAGGTAGCCATCCAACAGGCCGGCTTTTCGGGCGAGGTCGCGCATCTTGCGTGCCTCAGCCACGGTGCGCCCCAGGGGCTTTTCGCAGGCCACGCCGATCAGCTCCCCCTTGCCGGTCTCCAAGGCATGGACGATTTCCTCCATCACCTCCAGGCGGGCATAGTTGGGGATGCAGATCCAGATGGCGTGAATGGCCGGGTCCGCCACCATGTCGGTGATGGTCTTGTACGGTTTAGCATCGCCAACCCGCAGCTTCTTGGCCAAAGAGGCCGCTGCCTGCGCCGTCTTGCGGTTCTTGTCCACGATGCCCACGATGTCGGCATCGCGCACCCCCACCCACGAGCGGATGTGGAAGCTCCCCACAAATCCTCCCCCGACGATTCCGACCCCCAGCCTGGTCACTTCCATATGCTCACCTCACTTTCTGCTTGCCTGTCACGTCGTCGCTTGCGCCTTGCCCGCCTCCCGCTGTTCGCGGAAAAAGAGCACAAAGGCCAGAGCACACAGAATGGTCAGCACACAGGGCACCAGGAACACTGCCCGCCAGTTGGTCACTCCTGCCGCCGTAAATGTATCCTTGATCCAGCCGGCAAAGAGACTGCCGATGAAGCGCCCCAGTCCTAAGGCGATGATGGCGATCAGACTCTGCGCCGAAGCGCGGATGTCGCTGGGCGCCACCTTGTCCACGTAGATGAAGGCCGCCGTGAAAAAGAACACATAGCAGAAGCCGTGTAGCGCCAACGAGGCGATGACCAACCAGGCCGGCGTGCCGATGGCGAAGATGATGTAGCGAACCGGCCACGCCAACGCGCCGATGGCCAGCGTGTTGCGCATGCCGTACTTTTCCAGAAAGAGGGAAAGGAGGAAGGCCATCACGAAGATCTCCGCCACCTGCGCAATGGTCATCACTGCAGAGATCGACTTGGCCGGCAGGCCGATGACCGGCGACTGCAAAAAGGGCGCGGTGAGGATGTAGTAGAACTCTAACTCCGTGGCCACCACAAAGGTGATGCTCACGAAAATCAGGAAGTTCTTGTCGCGCAGCATCTTCAGCGCCTCGAGAAAGGCGAAGGGGTTGACGCCCTCCTTCTTCGGCGGCGTGTGCGGCAGGCTAAAGGCTTGCAGTCCCATGATGAGGGAGAAGATGCCGGCTAAGAAGAGCGTATCGCCGCGCAGCATGAGGCTCTGCCCAGCGTAGCGCCACGCTGCCAGGAGCCACCCGGCGGCAATCCAGCCGATGGTGCCCCACACGCGAATGCGGCCGAACTCCTTCTCGGAGCTTTCCAAGTTGATCATGGCAATGGAGTTTGTGATGGCCAGCGTCGGCGCATAGAGGAGGCAATAGAGGAACATGAGCGGTAGCAGGGTGCCATAGGAAGTGATGCGTGACATGGCGAGCAGCAACACGCCGCCGGCCAACTGCAGCATGGCGATCACCTTCTCAGAAGCGAGCCAACGGTCGGCAACCTGGCCACCCAGGAAAGGTGCCACAATCGTTGCCAGCGGCAGCACCGCGTAGATCCACCCCACCTGCACGCCGGTGAAGCCGAGCTGGTTCATCAGATATTCCGAAAGAACTGGCGCCCACGCCCCCCAGATTGCGTACTGCAGGAACATCATGATGCCGAGTCGTGTCTTCGTCGACATGGAGCCCTCCGCTGTGCTGACTCTTCTCGTGGTCGGCCCTCAGACAATTCTCCGCTTGACCGGATCCCAGAAGACCTTGCGTCCCTCCAAATACGACTTGGTGGCCATGTGGCAGGTGATGGCCTCCTCAAACCCGCGCTCGATGTTGCAGCTGGGTTGCCCGCCGTTGCGAATGCAGTCTAACCACTCCTTGATGTGCAGGTGGGAGACGTCCACCCGCTTGCCCTCGCGATAGGTGTACAGGAGCCCCCGCGAGGCGAAGTACTGCTCGCTGGCCGAAGTCACCGCATCGATGCCCTTGGCCCCCGGGTGATAGGTGAAGAGCGGCAGCGAGGGGTCGATGATCCCCTCCTCAATCTTCTTCTTGAAGCGCGTGGACTCATAGTCGGCAGTCACGGTCAGAACGCCGCCAACCTCCATGGCGGCGTCATGCCCCATGAAGACCTTGCCGCGATTGCGGTTGCTGGCCAGTGTGGCGCTGTAAATGAGCGTCAGGTTGCGCTCGGGGTACTCAAAGACCACGTGGAAGACGTCTGGCACGTCGCGGCCGTCCTTGTAGAAGTAAATGCCGCCGGAGGCCACCGCCGAGTGGGGAATGCCGAGGTCGAGGATCTGGTTGACGGCGTCGTACTCGTGCGACAGCAGGTCTCCGGAGAGGCCTGTGCCATAGTCGAACCAACAGCGCCAGCGGAAGAAGCGCTCCAAGCTAAACGGCACCTTGTGCGGCGCCGGCCCCTGGAACTGCTCCCAGTCGATGGTCTGGGGACTGCCATCCTTGTGGATGTCGTACACCCAGGCACCGCCCGGCGAGTTGCGATTGGTGGTGGTCTCCACCAGGGTGATGGGGCCCAAGATCCCCTTCTGGACGATCTCCCGCGCCTTGGCGTGGGTGGCCTGCTGGCGGTTCTGGTGGCCGAGCTGGAAGACGATGCCGCTGCGCGTCACCGCCTCGTGCAGCCGGTAGACCTCCTCTTCCGTGCGGGTCATGCACTTTTCCAAGTAGACGTGTTTGCCGGCCTGGGCGGCATCGATGGCCATCTGTGCGTGCCAGTGGTCAGGCGTGGCAATGATGACCGCATCCACGTCTTTGCTGGCCAACAGCTCCTGGTAGTGGCGGTAGCGCTTGGCTCCTGCCAAGGGCGCGCCAGCTCCTCCAGGCCGCACCTCGTTCTTGGAGGCGGCCAAGCCGCGCTCGGCGCGCACGTCGAACACATCGCACACGGCGGTCAGCGCGAGGTTGAGGTCTTCCTGCTTGAGCCAGTCCTCCAGCCACTTGTCCAACTTGTTCCTTTCTGCGTCGCGGCGCTTCTGCTCTACCCAGTCGGGGTGGGCAAAGCCTGCGGCACGGATCAGGTCCTCGCCGCGGCCGCCGAAGCCGATGATGCCGAGGCGGATCAGTTCGCCTGCCTTCTTGCCGGTGGTCTTGGGCAGCACTGCAGGCGCCTCGCCCAGACCGAGCTCCGACAGAATCTGCGCACGGCGGCTTTCATCTAACGAGCGCTTCTTGAGCAGGCCGTAGACAAAGAGCCCCAACACTGGCACCGAAGCCAAACCCTTGAGCACCTCGCGTCTGCCAAT is a window encoding:
- a CDS encoding Gfo/Idh/MocA family oxidoreductase, coding for MEVTRLGVGIVGGGFVGSFHIRSWVGVRDADIVGIVDKNRKTAQAAASLAKKLRVGDAKPYKTITDMVADPAIHAIWICIPNYARLEVMEEIVHALETGKGELIGVACEKPLGRTVAEARKMRDLARKAGLLDGYLENQIFSPSVVRGKQIVWSRGAAIAGRPYLARAAEEHSGPHMPWFWEGTLQGGGVLNDMMCHSVEAARFMLTPPGAPRSVLTPVKVTAHTSCLKWQRPEYVRHLKKYSEGKLDYRRRPAEDFARSLIEYHDEHGEPLIVETTTSWCYVGAGLRLSMELLGPEYSLAINTLESGLRVFFSRKVKGEQGEDLVEKQNAEMGLMPVVSNEESEYGYEAENRHMVQSFLAGKRPMENFDDGLNVTELLMTAYMSAEQQKTLSFPPPGLDTFVPAVAQGRWNPRKV
- a CDS encoding Gfo/Idh/MocA family oxidoreductase; this translates as MPEKNVRKGEPQEQQPQAGRGIGRREVLKGLASVPVLGLFVYGLLKKRSLDESRRAQILSELGLGEAPAVLPKTTGKKAGELIRLGIIGFGGRGEDLIRAAGFAHPDWVEQKRRDAERNKLDKWLEDWLKQEDLNLALTAVCDVFDVRAERGLAASKNEVRPGGAGAPLAGAKRYRHYQELLASKDVDAVIIATPDHWHAQMAIDAAQAGKHVYLEKCMTRTEEEVYRLHEAVTRSGIVFQLGHQNRQQATHAKAREIVQKGILGPITLVETTTNRNSPGGAWVYDIHKDGSPQTIDWEQFQGPAPHKVPFSLERFFRWRCWFDYGTGLSGDLLSHEYDAVNQILDLGIPHSAVASGGIYFYKDGRDVPDVFHVVFEYPERNLTLIYSATLASNRNRGKVFMGHDAAMEVGGVLTVTADYESTRFKKKIEEGIIDPSLPLFTYHPGAKGIDAVTSASEQYFASRGLLYTYREGKRVDVSHLHIKEWLDCIRNGGQPSCNIERGFEEAITCHMATKSYLEGRKVFWDPVKRRIV
- a CDS encoding MFS transporter, which gives rise to MSTKTRLGIMMFLQYAIWGAWAPVLSEYLMNQLGFTGVQVGWIYAVLPLATIVAPFLGGQVADRWLASEKVIAMLQLAGGVLLLAMSRITSYGTLLPLMFLYCLLYAPTLAITNSIAMINLESSEKEFGRIRVWGTIGWIAAGWLLAAWRYAGQSLMLRGDTLFLAGIFSLIMGLQAFSLPHTPPKKEGVNPFAFLEALKMLRDKNFLIFVSITFVVATELEFYYILTAPFLQSPVIGLPAKSISAVMTIAQVAEIFVMAFLLSLFLEKYGMRNTLAIGALAWPVRYIIFAIGTPAWLVIASLALHGFCYVFFFTAAFIYVDKVAPSDIRASAQSLIAIIALGLGRFIGSLFAGWIKDTFTAAGVTNWRAVFLVPCVLTILCALAFVLFFREQREAGKAQATT